The following are encoded together in the Bradyrhizobium sp. CCGUVB1N3 genome:
- a CDS encoding ABC transporter ATP-binding protein: MDKRAESVEIRSASKAYGAVRALDDVSLNVDAGEFVSLLGPSGSGKTTLLGILGGFILPSSGSIYFGGRDVTYMPPHKREIGVVFQNYALFPHMSVGENVAFPLRARRLPKSTWPNRVRAALAMVGLTGYEHRGIAQLSGGQRQRVALARAMIFEPRLILMDEPLSALDKQLRESMQIELRTLHKRIGATIIYVTHDQREALTMSDRVAVMKDGKLIQIDEPARLHDHPADSFVASFIGEATLLPVRRIDSCSVALGNSVLRSARAVPPGEALMLAVHSEKLLIDDGAGDGACNRLTGTVTDIVYQGESLRIFLSLADGSALSLRQPTYHEAYRRIPPVGGSLTVTLHPEDTIVVPRVD; the protein is encoded by the coding sequence CGCGGTGCGCGCCCTCGATGACGTGTCGCTCAATGTCGACGCCGGCGAGTTCGTCTCGCTGCTCGGCCCGTCCGGTTCCGGCAAGACCACGCTGCTTGGAATCCTTGGCGGCTTCATCCTGCCTTCCTCCGGCTCGATTTATTTCGGCGGCCGCGACGTCACCTACATGCCGCCGCACAAGCGCGAGATCGGCGTGGTCTTCCAGAACTACGCGCTGTTCCCGCATATGAGCGTCGGCGAGAACGTCGCCTTTCCCTTGCGCGCCCGCCGCCTGCCGAAATCGACCTGGCCCAACAGGGTGCGTGCCGCGCTCGCCATGGTGGGGCTCACCGGCTACGAGCATCGCGGCATCGCGCAGCTCTCCGGCGGCCAGCGCCAGCGCGTGGCGCTGGCGCGCGCCATGATCTTCGAGCCGCGCCTGATCCTGATGGACGAGCCGCTCTCAGCGCTCGACAAACAGCTCCGCGAATCCATGCAGATCGAGCTGCGGACGCTGCACAAGCGCATCGGCGCCACCATCATCTACGTCACCCATGACCAGCGCGAGGCGCTGACCATGAGCGACCGCGTCGCCGTGATGAAGGACGGCAAATTGATCCAGATCGACGAGCCCGCGCGCCTGCACGATCATCCCGCGGATTCCTTCGTCGCGAGTTTCATCGGCGAGGCCACGCTCCTGCCCGTCCGCCGCATTGATTCATGCAGCGTCGCGCTCGGCAATTCTGTATTGCGCAGCGCCCGAGCTGTCCCACCGGGCGAGGCGCTGATGCTTGCGGTGCACAGCGAAAAGCTCCTGATCGACGACGGTGCGGGTGATGGGGCCTGCAACCGGCTGACCGGTACCGTCACCGACATCGTCTACCAGGGCGAGAGCCTGCGCATCTTCCTCAGCCTCGCCGACGGCTCCGCGCTGAGCCTGCGCCAGCCGACCTATCACGAGGCCTATCGCCGTATTCCGCCGGTCGGCGGCAGCCTCACCGTCACCCTTCACCCGGAAGACACCATCGTTGTGCCGAGGGTGGACTAG